The Arachis ipaensis cultivar K30076 chromosome B07, Araip1.1, whole genome shotgun sequence genomic interval ggAACGACtcgacccaagctgacttcttttttaccacaccgggcttagtcaagacaaacagatagaaaaagagagattgggaagcaggaccaccaaaaccattgcacaacaattggaaaatttttataaaaccccaggaattggggtaaagttgagaaggggcaacattacaagaccataacaggtcggtttcaaatttggtaaaaggaagggtgatacccagttgaccaaagaaaaaatcataagcataaaagaaagggcgaccatCAACGACCCGAGTTGAAAatcagactctctcgtcagaagagggagggacaagttcatagttcttctcatcaccagaattattacagacactatgaaactgcctaagctgagcacaaaattcagaatcaaccagcgagacacacatgagaaccatggagtccacccaatcggccatacccgcgcgaacctgggaaggcatctctacaacgttatttcgggaagacatgaggtcaattaaatcctacaaaaagaaaaagaagaatggattacttaaaaacatctcggacagggggcaaaacatctcgacggacggataaacaaaaaagggaaaaccccaagactcaagacaaaaagtcttggggcatcccttggaggcagtaaacaaacAAGGTCTTTAAGTTACTTCTACAGCCTACATCccggcactcatcaaaataaaatccagaaagataaacaaaggaagcaaaaatgcAAAAGGTCCACCCTCCTACAATTTATCAGCGAAAAGCACTATTTCTACAGTTTATCAGAAATTCCAAAAAGGCCAAGCGGAAAAACAGCAAAAGCGCAAACTTtttcgaaatcaagcaaaaaatcatcagcaaaGAACAAGCACCAACATCGGACATACCAAACAGAAATGGCCAAAGACgtaaccttttttcagaatcaaacaaagtcatcattccaaagcttcaaatACAAAAGCATTTACAAATATGCAAAGTTCTAAAAGTATCAagcaacagatggagaaactacaAGACACACAGTGATCAGCGAAAAGACAGAAAGATCTAAACTTTCTCAAAAAAGACACAAAATGGCGTAgaggaaggaaggaagaagagtCGAACCTGTGAAATGAGAGAAAACTGCGAAGAAAAGCAGGGAAGCAGAAGGCAAAAGCCAGAATCACCCTTTCTGCCACGAAAAAAGCAAAGTGACAAAACAACGTTGCAAGGCTAAAACACGAAACTGCAAACTCCAGGTAGAAgcttcagaaaaataaaaaagttaaaagcGAGAGAATGAAAGAAGAAatgtgaagaagttacgaaaaaggcgaaggagagaaaccgtttcttgagtgcaaaattcaaaaataaagaagttaggggaaacggggcaattaaatgccaattaaatgtggatattaaaaccgcttgcattcccaaaaaagcgctaatataaaagcgcgcgcttgtaGAGGAAAacattctacattcaaaagctgctacaaaaCGGAGTCGACaagatgcttgagttcggcttcgctacaagaaggaccgaagtcaaggactcgacctcgacaaagaagaccgagctcaaacaggggcactgttcataccctgggtcgagctatccaaccTGGGGTGATCGATGataagcgaccgacctctttaggtcaagcggaccgacttcttctcaAAGAACTCGGCCGAGTCAACaagagagcccaataaagggcccaggtagaggaacacgactcaaatcctaaggcagcccaagcctatagagataaaggcggttccgttgaagatacgctgacctcaacccaaaagataaagataagataagataactaacttatcttatccaaaggtcacatctcaccattataaatacactggagcacccaggtataactcatactctgattctacataacacctgtttaatacccatgctaacttaagcatcggagtctcttgcaggtaacccccacccttcggtgacaaaggatcagcagcacgttcagtccaaacaagtcggacacaCCAGCTCCGGCCACCATTCACCCgccggacacatcggttccgaccagcgcagaagatctcgtccgagatcgacctatggcttcaggtaaccctcggaacaaaatccaaatgacgaaggagtgatacatcatccatagggaggacaccgtagggaccgatctgctgatctacgaactcgaccgcatcaaaatcaggggcatcaaggttgaaaggctcaattgttttttgtttcttgttgggaggagcaccagaagtagcagcggAAGACTGTGGAGGGACGGCCAGGCGAACCCAAGGAGTGGGaatcaccttcctcggcccaggagaactcagcacgggcggcttcacctgaacttgagaagacccctctcccgtcgccttggccgagatattttaaGCAGCAGTAGCCTTCCTTGcctttttgaaggccttcatggaatcattgttctttgacatctctgaaaaaatagaatcaaccacagtaatgggttacaatcacaaaagaggaagcaaaactaagaaacaagtacaGAAACAAGTCAGATAGTACCCAAAACAGTTTGAACCAGGGACGGGTCATTCAGaaacctttttgtatcaagatggggtggttccccccataaatcttcaagaacaataacaaaagcccactcaacctcgtcaagcatctcccatgtataacgagacactctcacatccttctgccactctagagggaaagcaggcttgtcattctcatcaagaaaaaaggggcagacccctcaacagcacggactctaaagaaataattcttaaagtccttaaaagactcatcgtacatggcaaaaactttatgaccctgggcagacctgaaagaaacccaggaagctttctttttggaagaggcaccaggcttggcagaaacaaaaagataaaggaaaagagtttgagaaggtgttaCGCCTANNNNNNNNNNNNNNNNNNNNNNNNNNNNNNNNNNNNNNNNNNNNNNNNNNNNNNNNNNNNNNNNNNNNNNNNNNNNNNNNNNNNNNNNNNNNNNNNNNNNNNNNNNNNNNNNNNNNNNNNNNNNNNNNNNNNNNNNNNNNNNNNNNNNNNNgaattcggatgaagctgggatggggcaatgttacacgaccacaacaagtcggtctcgaaagcagtaaatggaaaagtaatgtccaactggctgaagaaatattcataggcatagaagaaaggACGCTCCCCCCCCccgaccgaagtaggaaaacaaaccctctcgtcagagtcaggcgctacaagctcataatccctctcccgggcactactaccacaaatcctatgacgtttcctcagctctacacaaaaatcagcgtccaccatagagacacacattaagacaagggagtccagccaatcagacatcccctcgggaactttagaagacatctctacaatattattacgagaagacatgaggccaactaatcctacaataagaaaagaagattggattactaaaaaacatctcggacgaagggcaaaacaactcgactaatatggtacagaagaacaaacagaaaaggaaaaccccaagactcaaaccaaagtcctgggacatcctttggaggcagtaacaaagcaaggtttcaggaaaaatctacagcttacatcccggcatctctcaaacaagaaaagaagatttcaaacAACAAACattttgaaaaacacaaaaattcatcaaagccactatctttttacagttTATCAGTAAAAAGCATTgccaacatcaaacatgccaagtggaaatcgtcaaagacacaaccttttttcagaatcaaacaaaaccatcatcaaaagcacaaacagaaacggtgataacatgcaaaatCCCTAAAAGCATCAAACAACAGGAAAAGGCAAAAAGGTTCATGCAAAAAGGCGAAGAAAACTCCtagaacacacattacaacagcaatcaggcacagcaaaagcagaaagatccaaactttctccaaagcaaaatcaaaactttctcaaaatcagacaTGAAAAAGTGAcacagaaaagagaaaggaagaaaaatcaAACCTGGAAAAATAGGAGAAAACCTCAAAAGAAAGCTGAAGAGCAGAAGCGGCAGGCAAAAGACCCACCCCTCGAACGGAAAAACTCGCCAAAAGTAGGAAATGGAAGGTGAAATCCAAAATCACCCCTCTTCCACAGAAAGCAGTAGCAAGCAGGCGTCACAAGGAGAAACTATGAACCCTAGgcgaaaaacagaaagaaagaaaaataagggaGGTGACGAAGAAGAGAAACTGTTTCTAaattgcaaaattcaaaataaagccaagggaaacggggcaatcaataccaattaatgaaggtattaaaccctcgcatgttcccaagaacaaagcgctgatataaaagcgcgcgctgtCAGAGGAAaatgttccacattcaaaaaggttctacaaagaaaggaatcgactaaatgcttgagttcggcattcactagagaaggaccgaagtcaaggactcgacctcaaaaaagaagaccgagctcaagcaggggcactgttcataccctgggtcgagctgtccgacccgggatgattggcgacaaagcgaccgacctcttcaggtcagactatctgacctcttcctaaaagaggtcggccaaatcgacagaaaagcccaaaaaagggcccaactcaaggaatacgacccagatccaaaggcagcccaagcctatagagctAAGGAcggttccattgaagataagctgacctcaccaaaagataaagataagtaagataactaacttatctatctaagaaggtcatcccacactattataaatacactggagtacccatgtataactcatactctgattctactaaaaacctgcttaatacccatgctaacttaagcatcggagtctcttgcaggtaccccccaccctctggtgacgaaggatcagcagtgcagctagagcaacaagtcggatacgacagctccggccgccactcaccagccggacatgtcagcaccgaccagcacagaagatctcgtccgagatcgacctccagtttcaggtaaccctcggaacaattaACATACAGCAGCTATAGCATAACTGAttaattttatttcctttttatttttaaggtTCTAATAGAAtaggtttattttgttttatttcagAAATACATTGGAAACAAGAACTACTCCAAAGCGGAGAAGACTGGTAAAACAGTATCAAAGCAACAAGGAATTCATGCAGAAAAATACAGCAGAAATTCATAAGAAGCAGCATTTTATCTCTCCCATGATGGCTGGTGGTCATGGACAAAAGAGGGTGACTCCTATGCCTTCTAAGCAAAGCACTCAAAAAGAAGTCCCAATTTCCAAAAGAATGAAAAGTACGCAGAACCAAAAAATTGTAGCTAGTGAAGAAGAACCAGAAAATCTTAAAAAGCGTCCAACCATGGGTATGGATAAATTTTTGGAGACACATGGGATTCATTTGGAAAGAGAAGATGACGATTTTGAATCAAGTGCTGAAAACGAAAGATCTATTCAAGAAAAGCAACAAAATCTTAGGAAGATAAATACAAAATCAAGTTGTCAAGCCATGACACTTGATACATTTTTGGAGACAAATGGGATTCATATGGAAGGAGAGGAGGAACATAGTGGAGCAAATGCTAATGAAGttggagatgatgatgatgatgatgatgatgatgatttctcGGATGATGAGGACTATGTTGGTGAATATGAAGATGCAGTTCTTCATGGTGATGACAATCACCTTATGGAAACTAACAATGTTAAAGGTGCTGTACTTTATACATAATTATGATTTTACTTATTCATTAGCATGTATAgctatataatttatttaaatggTTAAATTATACATATTTATAGATACTCCAAAGACTAGAAGGACACGAGAAAAAACAAGGTGTGCTAAAATCCATGCAAGAAGTtgggaagaaagagaagaggtGACTTTTTATGAAGGACAAGTAGTGGGACCAACTCCAAGAAGAGTGAAGGATTTAACTTACTTTATTGGAACAAGGGGAAGGAATAGTGATTTCATAACATTGATGTACACTAGTTGGAAAGCTGTGCCCCTCAACGTCAAAAAGCGCATATGGAAATATATTAACGTAAGTGTTTTATTTCTCATCTATTTTTTATGATCTGAAAATTTTCAATTTCGTATGGCTTAGCTGTAGTTTTGTGAAAGTATATAGCTGCTGTTTTACACTGCAGTTTTGTCTTTGTTTTTAGTGTTCTTGAATTGTCATTTACAATTTTTGTTTTGTACTTTTTCGTAGTCAAAGTTCATTCTTCCAAAAGAGGGGAAAGAGTGGGTGATGACTGGTGTTCGAGAAGCTTGGAAAGGTTACAAAACAAGAATCAAGGGAAAGCATTTTGAGATATATAACAACATTGAAGATATGCTGAAAAATCGCCCTTTAGATATTCCAGAAGTTCAATTTCGAAAGTTAATTGCATATTGGAGTATTCCTTCTGTTAAGGTGAGTTGTAGAATAAATAATTCTGTTTCTTTGTCTTTTTTATGCTTTTGGTTTATTATATATAACTCCCTTTAATTTTGTTGGGTATAGGTTCTATCTCGTTTAAATTCTGAAAATCGTAAAAAGCAACAACATCAACATCGAATGGGACCTATAAGTTTTGCAAGAGTGCGTAATGAAATGgtaataattttgattttttataagTTTTTTTCTTGTTGTATAATGACCATCTTAAAACtagataaatattatttttggccattttTAATACTCTTTTCCCTTACTTGTAGCGTGAAATGAATGAGAACAAAGAAGACCCATCACAGGTTGATGTGTTTGTTGCAACTCGAACTGGACGAAAAGGAAAAGAGCTTGATTCAGGAACACAAGCTGTTATTGTAAGTCATAATAAGTTGAAGTAGAACTGCCTTAATTTACAAATTGATCTGAAGTATAACTGCCTTAATTTACAGTATCATTTTAAGTCAGATTGTCCTGTATAAAACTTAAGATCCTATCCTGAACATAAAATCCTGGATTCACCATGATCTTAACCCTATTTGGACCCTGAGATCTCTGCCTATCATTAACCATATCTTCCATGTATTGAGGATCAAAGCTCCATTAATGCTGCATCCCTACTCTCATTTGCTTCCATTAACTCCCTCTTGAGTTTCTCAATTGAAACTATTCACATGTCCTTAAGAACTTGAGAAACTTCCTCAGATTCAGTTCTGTTTGGGGAACTCATCATCACATTCTTGCTATGCTTCTTCTTGAACCGAGGAAATAGCCATAACATAACACCTTTACTTTTAGGCTGTGTTTGGAAAGAAGCATGAGAATCAGTGAGTGGAACAAGCTAAAAttgttatgttttcttttaaTAGGATAAACTTAAGAGCCACCAAGAAGCTGGAGACACTCCCGAGAAATCATTTGCTGCAGTATTTTGCAAAGAACAGCCAGAAAGAGTTCGATGTTATGGGAGGACAATCACAAAAACATCTCTACAGAAAGAACGGGAGATTGCTAAAATTAAGCAACAACATACAGAGACTATAAGTTCAATGAAAACTGAATTTCATGAGACAAAAGATAGAGTCCAAAGTTTGGAGGATCTTGTGAGGCTTCTCTTGCAACAGAGTTCTCTTGGCACAAATATTGATGAAGCACTGTCTTTATTACGAGCCAAGGAATCAACACATGATATAAATAGTAAGCAATGTCTGAATGGCAATGATCGTCCTTCCTCATCAACTCGTGATCCAAAATGATGACTAGGTATAACCAAAAAATTtgcagtaatttttgtgatttatcATTTATTAGGAATGGACTATCAACATTTTTGGCCTTTGCTTTCTTTGTCTTCTGCCATCTTACTTCATGGTGGCTTCTGCAATACACTCTTGCTATTTTTAATCaatcatctttttttcttttttctttttaattacttatttttgtagcGTTGTGCTACTGTGAGGAAGAAATTTTTTTCTTCATTGCTGAAATAATGTGGCTATGTTGGGGAGTGATACGTGTTGTCACTGCAACAGACTCTAGTAACTGCTGTTTCATTCGCAGGAATGGCAGAAATTGTCAAGGGAGTTGTTTCATATCtttatcttttcattttttcccCTTCAAAATTATGTTTCAGTCATTTATTTCTCTGTTGCTTTCTCTCaaacataaattaattaattttatatgatagtgataataaaagaataatcattaaaaaataaaagagaaaaatctaaTATAGCAGCAACGTTATTTCCTTCCACACCAAACAGTTATGTGAGTGAAGTCTCTTCCTGTGAGCTTGTTCCTTTTGATTCTATGATTCTACATAAGAACTACTAAGCTAATACCTTTTTGGAGCAATCATCATTATCTGAATTGCATTTCTCTTTCTCAGTTTACTCAGGTACTTCATTAAACACATACCATGCATCATTTTCCATTATTGCACCTTttatgtttcaatttttttttaaatgcaactTTAACTAAACCCCAATTCATTTATGTGTCTGTTTTCATTTGGGAACTTCCGCTTTTATATGTTGTAACTTTATAAGTTGTTTCAATGGATTCTACACTAAAAAATTAAAGTATATGGATCCTGAATTATTTTGTTCCTTTGATTTTATTCTATTAGTGTTGTTTTGCTATTTTATGGATAATCATATGGTTAGAACTTAGAACAATTTGGGAGTTTTCTGACACCTGTATTTTCAACTGACACAGGTTAAGAATTATTGCCTTAATAGGGAAGTTTGATGTTACTCGTACATAGTTATTAGGGGAGTATAACAATGGCTACTGCAGTAGTTATTGGACTCAGTGGAGGCAAGAGGATTTTGAGTTCATCATACCATTACTCTGATGTTACCGAAAAGCTTTCATTTGGCACTGATTTTGGATCCACACACTATCAGATTGTTCCAACAAAGTCAAGCATAGATAAAAAATATGCAAGTAGATTGACATATTTTTGATAAATATTAATTACTATTTTGTTATGACAATTATTGTTAgacaaaaattttattattttgttgagaattattgaTGAACATGTATTTGAAATACTAATTGAactttttaatatctattttaattagaattttattattagttattttgtctcttttataattattttttattgtgcacaaatttatttattaattaaaataattacacatgtatgaacaaaaaattttattgtaaattttatttttttatatttttattacaaaaataatttttatttttatcaaaaaggCAACCCTTTTATTAGTTGCATATTTTGAATATTAGACAACACTTGATggttgcatatccaaaagaaaaggcaacacttgtataggttgcatatccaaaagaaaaggcaaTACTTTAAAGGGTTGCATATTCAAAACTAATAGGCAACACTTCAAAGGATTGCAAATTCCAACTTATAAGCAACACGTAAAAGAGTTGCATTTTATTGCAAATAGACAACACTTCAAAGGATTGCAAATTTCAACTTATAAGCAACACGTAAAAGAGTTGCATTTTATTGCAAATAGGCAACACTTTTTAGTAGTGACCAAAATACGAGAGAAGAGACAACACTGCAAAAGTGTTGTCTCAAACACACCTTTgaagtgttgttgtttttcaaccaaaggcaacacttaccaagtgttgctctcaaaagcgttgcttttgaaacaaaaaagtgtTGCCTTGATCTAAGGCAACGGCTGCATATGCAACGTCGACCAAAAACGTTGCCTTAGGCCCAAAAGTGTTGCCATTGATCAAAAGCAACTTTTTGTCAGCCTTTAGGCAACACTTTTTAAATGTTGCCTCAACCTGAAAATGTTGTAGTGATACTTCCATTCATATATATATGATCTTTTTTTTTGTGATTCACAATGAATATATACATTGTTCGTGTATGTGGTTTAtatgttaatatttttattgattctctttattattttttttgtgtgtCTCTTTGTTGCTCTTTATTTTTGTTATATTCATTGATTTTTCTGTATTGATGctctttttatttgaaatatcgTGATAATTTAGAGTGTATGTTGTGACTCATGTGATATTTGTTAATTTGGTGTATCTTTTTAGATGGTTTATGTTATAATGTGTTTAAGGAGTtgacttaaaattataatatgatatataaatttataatatgatttatagTATGCTAAAATATTAGGACATTATcatatagatatttttttatttgtccaTTAGATTCAACTATATAGGATCttgaaaattatgcaattatgtaattagttgttttttacttttttcaTATATTATTGTATTGATCATTTACATTAGTGAGACTATTttcattattaatatttataaatatgttATTATTTGTATAATTGATTGAATCATCTTATTTGTTTAAATTTAAttctattgaattaattattCAAGGTGCCATcgctatttctatttttaaagaatttctttaatattatttaacaatTCTAATAAcataataacaattaaaaaagacagaacaaaaaaatttttaatgtgaaaatagggcaaaaagaataaatttatttaataattttttcagaatatatatgtttttttataGATAATTATTGTAAGGCGtgaaaaattattaaattctaaCAATAATTATTAAGGATAAATGAttattgtaattaaaaataatatcaatTTAAATGATATACAAATAAACCATGTCAAACATAATTTAAAAAGGTTACTTTTAAAAGAATATAGTttatgatatttaattttttactatttattaaaaaaagcaTAATTACTTAacgatatttattttttaaatttactatgtaagaaattttattcttttttttttttgacaaaattttacTCATGATGGTAATTCTTCTAATGGTATAAATGCagataattatatttttactttttgatataatcgatatattattaataatgaatagTAATTAACCCctcatatttttaatcaaaatatttTGACGATAGTTTCTATTTATAGATATCAATGGATGATTGTTTCTTTATAAATAAAATGCattatgattttaggttatttcataattaacaataatacttgattatttctttaaaaataaattgcattatgattttaggttatttcacaataataattaatgttcataatattaaattactctaaatttttttattttctatcgtTAGTAGTTAATTCCAAATTAAAAAGattatgttgaatttttgaatAGTCTAAGTATAATCGGAgttaatttagtttatttatttattaatataattgattgaaagcataaatgataaataagacaagaaaataattagaaaaatagcaaaattaattataataaattaataaataataaataaaaaactaaaaatatcatacaatttattataatttctatcattcaattaattgtaattcaaattgaataattattttgtaacgaaattattattttctattctATTTATGGACAATACATATAATAATTTTAATCGCAAATTAAGCTATTttacattaaatgacttatataatagtcatctcatttattatcataaatcctgaattaaataagtcattattacttttgatttaaaattaaatgagaataaaacctgAGGTACTATTTTATTTGGCCTTTAAGATTTATTTGGTGTCACACTCAAATACAAATAGTGACTTCCAAATTTTGGTCTCCCACACATCAAAGCCACCTCTGTAACTCTTTTTCCATAAAAGGAATTGCGATTCAACTCTATCAAAGATACAGAAGGTTTTCAAAGAACAAGGGAATGGTCTGAATTTGCATGAATACTAAATGTTCAAACTTACGATGTGGTTTCAGTTAGTTGTCGTTACGAAAATTACTCTAATCTATACGTGTTTAGggactagaatagattaaatattatttaagtaatttatttctaatattggtatttgattaaattagttttagagaaatttaaattgttgactcaatttatatattacgactattcttttttaatatattatttttatattttctaatataaaatttcttcttctttttttttttatttttaagtttattttttttcttggatATATGTATCACCTTTTTTTTCTCATTAGTTATATCGTATAGATACAAGATTAATTagataataaattgaattttaattaatatgttttattttctgttcatatttttttattaattattttactttttatatttacagtaaatattgaatgtaaaaaagaaaaaaataatattgaatgttatctattttattta includes:
- the LOC110265134 gene encoding chromatin modification-related protein EAF7-like; protein product: MAGGHGQKRVTPMPSKQSTQKEVPISKRMKSTQNQKIVASEEEPENLKKRPTMGMDKFLETHGIHLEREDDDFESSAENERSIQEKQQNLRKINTKSSCQAMTLDTFLETNGIHMEGEEEHSGANANEVGDDDDDDDDDDFSDDEDYVGEYEDAVLHGDDNHLMETNNVKGAILQRLEGHEKKQGVLKSMQEVGKKEKR
- the LOC110264374 gene encoding uncharacterized protein LOC110264374, with the protein product MYTSWKAVPLNVKKRIWKYINSKFILPKEGKEWVMTGVREAWKGYKTRIKGKHFEIYNNIEDMLKNRPLDIPEVQFRKLIAYWSIPSVKVLSRLNSENRKKQQHQHRMGPISFARVRNEMREMNENKEDPSQVDVFVATRTGRKGKELDSGTQAVIDKLKSHQEAGDTPEKSFAAVFCKEQPERVRCYGRTITKTSLQKEREIAKIKQQHTETISSMKTEFHETKDRVQSLEDLVRLLLQQSSLGTNIDEALSLLRAKESTHDINSKQCLNGNDRPSSSTRDPK